A segment of the bacterium genome:
GTTTACTGGAGCAGGCTCGCCTCGACACCGCGTTACCATCAGGAACAGTCTGGGCAGCCAGAACACAAACGGAGGGACGGGGCAGAATGGATCGAAAATGGGTTTCTTCCTCAAGCGGCAATCTGCTCTTTTCCTTGTATCACCGTACCACCGCCGGATTATTCCGGTTACCATCCCTGACCATGGCGATGTCTATCGCAATCGACGAAATGCTCCATCATTTCAATATTTATTCTAACCTTAAGTGGCCCAATGACATTCAGGTCAATGGGCGTAAAATTGCCGGGCTTCTGGCGGAGCGGGCAGGGGATGATGGGGTGGTACTAGGGGTCGGGCTCAATGTCAACATGACCGCAGATAAAATTGCTCAGATCGATCAACCTGCAACTTCTCTACGGAACGAAACGGGTGTTGAGTGGGATGTTGCGGAAACATTACAGATCCTGCTCACCAAACATCTTCCTCTCTGGCTAGCTCGGTGGGATGCAAATGGGTTTTCCGGCTTGCGAGAGCGCTGGATCGAGGGTTGCGGAGGGCTTCATACGCCCGTGGCCGTTCGCGATGGAGTAAACCGCATTCAAGGAACCCTGGCTGGATTCGGAGAAAATGGGGAGTTGTTACTCCGCTTGCCCGACGGCATGGTTCAAACCATTTGGGCAGGGGACGTTGTCACCCCCTGAGCCGCAGGAACCCTGACTTTTAGTTCCACGTGAAGACGACTCATTTTTCGGTAAATTCTCAAACGTCGCAAGACCGGCCACCAACCGTAGAGATAGATGTCGATGGGTTTCCACATTGCAACCCAGCACCCGACCGCCAAGCCTTCGCGTAACCACTCGGCTGTAGTCGAGCTGGGAAACTCCTGGGTAATCCCTTTACTAAGGGTGAGGCATAGTGCCATGAATGCGATGCCGATGATCAGGCTAATCTGGCCTGTTCTCATGAGCTGGCGAAGTTCACGCCGGGTCGTATCAGCCTTACTTTGGAAGAAATTGCGAGCCGCAAGCTCCGTAAACCGGCGCGGGTCAGGCCCGCCGAGTACCGGCGGCTGTTCCAAATGTACTACCAAGGTGATGGGCGTATTTACCGGAAATTCAAGTGCCCACCCTTCAATAAATGATTCAGCATCGTCTGCCAGATCCTTATCGATAAACGGCGAAGGATCCATCGAATTAAAGAGCTGACTTAAATCACGGATCCTGAGTTGTACGATGGCGGACTCACCTGTTTTTTTACTACTTATAATCGTTTTGCGTTTCTCGTACATGTTTTTGTTCTAAACTTTTTTTTATTCTAAACCTTTTGGGTTTAG
Coding sequences within it:
- a CDS encoding biotin--[acetyl-CoA-carboxylase] ligase: MSLQFQVQWFDEVDSTNTRLLEQARLDTALPSGTVWAARTQTEGRGRMDRKWVSSSSGNLLFSLYHRTTAGLFRLPSLTMAMSIAIDEMLHHFNIYSNLKWPNDIQVNGRKIAGLLAERAGDDGVVLGVGLNVNMTADKIAQIDQPATSLRNETGVEWDVAETLQILLTKHLPLWLARWDANGFSGLRERWIEGCGGLHTPVAVRDGVNRIQGTLAGFGENGELLLRLPDGMVQTIWAGDVVTP